One segment of Desulfolucanica intricata DNA contains the following:
- a CDS encoding DHH family phosphoesterase, with the protein MNSLGEIANVIRRARRFFLCGHVTPDGDSIGSVLALGLALESLGKEVILASPEPVPESLSFLPSAKRIRINFNKAPDFEIFIMLDCSEVDRLGAKISEVAKLAQQKIILDHHPTSGCTADYCYIDDTAAATGEIVYDLLEILDIEFTPEIATCLYTAIVTDTGSFQYQNTTPKTHLRASRLLSSGVDVARVSTSLFGEKPLAHIRIVGVGLKNLKLSPCGQVAWISITREMLADLKVQDEYSEGLINYPRMIKGVEVALLFRELEPELFKVSLRSKSEIDVNAIAKVFGGGGHVRASGCRLEGKLAEVERQVLEEVYRALRGNED; encoded by the coding sequence ATGAATAGTCTCGGGGAAATTGCAAATGTCATCCGCCGTGCCCGGCGGTTTTTCCTTTGTGGTCATGTTACACCTGACGGTGACAGTATCGGTTCCGTACTTGCTCTGGGGTTGGCTTTGGAGAGTTTGGGTAAAGAAGTTATCTTAGCCAGTCCGGAGCCTGTTCCTGAAAGTTTATCTTTTTTACCGTCGGCTAAGCGGATTAGAATTAATTTTAATAAAGCACCTGATTTTGAAATTTTTATTATGCTGGACTGTTCGGAAGTTGATCGTCTAGGAGCAAAAATTAGTGAAGTGGCAAAGTTAGCACAACAAAAGATTATTTTGGATCATCATCCCACCTCCGGCTGTACAGCTGATTATTGTTATATTGATGATACCGCTGCAGCAACTGGGGAAATCGTTTATGATTTATTAGAAATTTTGGATATTGAGTTTACTCCCGAGATTGCCACCTGCCTGTATACTGCCATAGTTACCGATACAGGTTCTTTTCAGTACCAGAATACAACTCCTAAAACACATCTGCGTGCATCACGATTATTGTCCTCGGGTGTGGATGTAGCTCGAGTTAGTACTAGTTTATTCGGAGAAAAACCATTGGCTCACATCCGTATAGTTGGTGTAGGTTTAAAGAATCTGAAACTTAGTCCCTGCGGTCAGGTGGCCTGGATAAGTATTACTCGGGAAATGTTAGCTGACTTAAAAGTTCAGGATGAGTATTCTGAAGGTTTAATTAATTATCCGCGAATGATTAAAGGTGTAGAAGTAGCTTTGTTGTTCAGGGAGCTTGAACCGGAATTATTTAAAGTCAGTTTACGGTCAAAGAGTGAAATTGATGTTAATGCTATTGCTAAAGTCTTTGGCGGGGGCGGTCATGTACGAGCTTCCGGTTGTAGGCTTGAAGGAAAGTTGGCGGAGGTCGAAAGGCAGGTTTTAGAAGAGGTTTATAGGGCTTTAAGAGGGAATGAGGATTAA
- the truB gene encoding tRNA pseudouridine(55) synthase TruB gives MNGVINVLKPPGMTSHDVVNYIRRLTGVKKVGHTGTLDPGAAGVLPICVGKATRIAENLTVDNKSYRAEITFGVATDTHDNFGNVLSVCDASYLTENKVLKVIKDFTGKQEQVPPMTSAIKVKGKKLYELARAGQVIERKARYIIIYFINILYSEGWGSPRPRALLEIVCSKGTYIRTICHDLGQKLGCGAHMSFLLRTCSGDFKLDQSFTLEELKEYAEQDALKKVLLPIDQVLGKLHPVQIRDSAVASVKSGNKLYPPGVIEMPEHLENNQIVRLRAGNNLLALAKVILEQDAGVTRYIFQPFKLLV, from the coding sequence ATGAATGGTGTGATAAATGTTTTAAAACCACCGGGGATGACCTCACATGATGTAGTTAATTATATTCGCCGGTTAACAGGCGTTAAAAAAGTCGGACATACTGGGACATTGGATCCCGGTGCGGCTGGAGTTTTACCAATTTGTGTTGGTAAGGCTACTCGGATTGCTGAAAATCTAACGGTGGATAATAAAAGTTACCGTGCGGAGATAACTTTTGGTGTTGCTACCGATACCCATGATAATTTTGGAAATGTACTTAGTGTCTGTGATGCATCTTATCTTACTGAGAATAAGGTTTTAAAAGTTATTAAGGATTTTACCGGGAAACAGGAGCAAGTACCGCCTATGACTTCGGCAATTAAAGTAAAAGGCAAAAAGTTGTACGAATTGGCAAGGGCCGGGCAGGTTATTGAGCGAAAAGCACGTTATATAATAATTTATTTTATTAACATACTCTACTCAGAAGGTTGGGGTTCGCCCCGGCCGCGGGCTTTGCTGGAAATAGTTTGTTCAAAAGGGACATACATACGAACAATATGTCATGATCTGGGACAAAAGCTAGGCTGTGGTGCTCATATGTCTTTTCTCTTGCGTACGTGTTCCGGAGATTTTAAATTGGACCAATCTTTTACATTAGAGGAACTAAAAGAATATGCAGAACAGGATGCTTTGAAAAAGGTACTCTTACCGATTGATCAAGTTTTAGGAAAGTTACATCCGGTGCAGATCAGAGATAGTGCAGTAGCCTCGGTAAAATCAGGAAATAAATTATATCCGCCGGGGGTAATTGAGATGCCGGAGCACCTGGAAAATAATCAGATTGTCCGGTTACGGGCTGGGAATAACTTACTGGCTTTGGCTAAAGTTATTCTGGAACAAGATGCTGGTGTTACCAGATACATATTTCAACCATTTAAGTTACTAGTATAA
- a CDS encoding bifunctional riboflavin kinase/FAD synthetase has translation MDVYYSWQGLKERYGRIYLGLGNFDGIHIGHQKLIKDLVSMAKQREGTPAVMTFYPHPMSVLKPESAPQMLLTQEAKQKFMAKLGVRVLLMIPFNTDFARLSPESFIKEILYEQLGVRGIFVGYNYTFGNQGLGTPELLESFSFTCGYEVHVVPPVCVGDQVVSSTIIRRLLLNGEVTAARKFLGYTPFVESEVVYGERRGNTLGFPTANMEINPDLLVPNNGVYTVKVQMDGDIFLGVANIGTKPTFHGYDSARNIEVHLLDFYGDLYGKTIKVLFLRRLRGEKRFNSVGELVAQIQEDINEARAYAIE, from the coding sequence GTGGATGTGTATTACAGCTGGCAGGGGTTAAAAGAACGATACGGGCGGATCTATCTTGGGTTGGGAAATTTCGACGGTATACATATTGGACATCAAAAATTAATTAAAGACTTAGTTTCCATGGCCAAGCAAAGAGAAGGGACACCGGCTGTAATGACTTTTTACCCACATCCAATGTCGGTATTGAAACCTGAGAGCGCTCCGCAGATGCTTTTAACTCAGGAAGCAAAACAAAAATTTATGGCTAAGTTAGGGGTAAGGGTTTTATTAATGATACCGTTTAATACTGATTTTGCTCGGTTATCCCCTGAAAGTTTTATTAAAGAAATTCTTTATGAGCAGCTGGGTGTTCGTGGAATTTTTGTCGGTTATAATTATACATTCGGAAATCAGGGTCTGGGTACACCTGAATTACTCGAATCCTTCAGTTTTACTTGTGGCTATGAGGTTCATGTTGTTCCGCCGGTATGTGTTGGAGATCAGGTTGTTAGCAGTACTATCATTCGGCGATTATTATTAAACGGTGAAGTTACAGCAGCACGTAAATTTTTAGGGTACACTCCTTTCGTTGAATCAGAAGTAGTTTATGGGGAGCGGCGGGGAAATACACTGGGTTTTCCAACTGCTAACATGGAGATTAATCCGGATTTACTGGTACCGAATAACGGAGTGTATACTGTCAAGGTGCAGATGGATGGAGATATTTTTTTAGGAGTGGCAAATATTGGTACTAAGCCTACTTTTCACGGTTATGACAGTGCACGCAATATCGAAGTGCACCTGCTGGACTTTTACGGAGATTTGTATGGAAAAACCATTAAAGTATTGTTTCTCCGTCGTTTGAGGGGGGAAAAGAGGTTTAATTCTGTTGGAGAGTTGGTAGCACAAATTCAAGAAGATATTAATGAAGCCAGAGCTTACGCTATTGAATGA
- the rpsO gene encoding 30S ribosomal protein S15 gives MALNVEQKRDIIDKYKMHDNDTGSPEVQIAILTEKINYLTEHLKIHKKDHHSRRGLLKMVGQRRALLNYLQNRDFDRYRAIISKLGLRK, from the coding sequence ATGGCACTTAACGTTGAACAAAAGCGTGATATTATTGATAAATATAAGATGCATGATAATGATACCGGTTCACCGGAAGTACAGATTGCCATTCTTACAGAAAAAATAAATTATCTTACGGAGCACTTAAAGATTCATAAAAAGGATCATCATTCCCGTCGGGGGTTATTAAAGATGGTTGGTCAAAGAAGGGCACTGCTTAATTACCTGCAAAATCGTGATTTTGATCGGTACCGTGCTATAATTTCAAAGCTGGGCTTACGTAAATAG
- a CDS encoding polyribonucleotide nucleotidyltransferase, whose product MGKPHILKREIVIGGRTLSIEAGRVAKQASGAVLSRYGDTMVLSTATMSKTIREGIDFFPLTVDYEERLYAVGKIPGGFIKREGRPSEKAVLSARLIDRPIRPLFPKNFRNEIQIINTVMSVDQDNAPEIVAMIGSSAALTISEAPFEGPIAGVIVGRVDGELVINPTVAQAEKSDLHLVVAGTEDAVMMVEAGADEVSEEVILEAISLGHGTIKQIVQFINEFREEALTLGLAKPKVEPEIVEANLELVEAIGTKVEEELKQAIRRCIDERLDKKERENFLDDLKDKLLEQFVEDFPEQESSIKSIISTTEKKIVREFIIKNRLRIDGRALNEVRPISVEVGVLPRTHGSGLFTRGQTQVMSIVTLGAVSEEQILDGLGIEETKRYMHHYNFPPFSTGETKPMRSPGRREIGHGALAERALEPMIPGEDKFPYTIRVVSEVLESNGSTSMGSVCGSTLALMDAGVPIKAPVAGVAMGLIKEEDQVVVLTDIQGLEDALGDMDFKVAGTAKGINALQMDIKVAGVTNEILEQALKQAYDGRMHILNEMLAVINEPRADLSEYAPRIIHTTIKPEKIRDVIGPGGKTIKKIIEQTGVDIDIEDDGRVFVVAVDREAGQKALEIIERLTQEVVVGQLYLGKVVKIMDFGCFVEVIPGVLGLPGKEGLVHISQLAPQRVNKVEDVVKEGDQILVKVIGYDNAGRLKLSKKEAMPRSESETSETQSNEHPKVNENRRPRRVPFNRR is encoded by the coding sequence ATGGGTAAGCCACACATACTAAAAAGAGAAATAGTAATTGGGGGCCGTACCTTAAGCATTGAAGCAGGCAGGGTGGCTAAACAGGCTAGCGGTGCTGTTCTTTCTAGGTACGGAGATACCATGGTTTTATCTACAGCAACTATGTCTAAAACTATACGGGAGGGTATTGATTTTTTTCCCTTAACAGTAGATTATGAAGAAAGATTGTATGCTGTTGGAAAGATTCCGGGAGGCTTTATTAAACGGGAAGGTCGTCCCAGTGAAAAAGCGGTACTGTCAGCCAGGTTAATAGATCGACCGATTAGACCTTTGTTTCCGAAAAACTTTCGTAATGAAATACAAATTATTAATACAGTGATGTCGGTTGATCAAGACAATGCTCCGGAAATTGTTGCAATGATTGGTTCATCTGCAGCCTTAACCATATCGGAAGCACCCTTTGAAGGTCCGATTGCCGGTGTGATTGTAGGGCGGGTAGATGGTGAACTGGTAATTAATCCCACGGTTGCCCAGGCCGAAAAGAGTGATTTACATCTTGTTGTAGCAGGAACTGAAGATGCAGTTATGATGGTTGAAGCCGGTGCTGATGAGGTTTCGGAAGAAGTAATTTTAGAAGCTATTTCGTTGGGGCACGGGACAATAAAGCAAATTGTTCAATTTATAAATGAATTCCGTGAGGAGGCTTTAACTTTAGGGTTAGCGAAGCCTAAGGTAGAGCCGGAAATTGTTGAAGCGAATTTAGAACTTGTCGAGGCCATAGGTACTAAAGTAGAAGAGGAATTAAAACAGGCTATTCGCAGGTGTATAGATGAACGCTTGGATAAAAAAGAACGTGAAAACTTCTTAGATGATTTAAAAGATAAATTATTGGAACAGTTTGTTGAAGATTTCCCTGAGCAGGAATCTTCAATTAAATCGATTATAAGTACAACAGAGAAAAAAATTGTGCGCGAATTTATTATAAAGAATCGTCTGAGAATAGATGGACGGGCTTTAAATGAGGTTAGGCCAATTTCAGTTGAGGTAGGAGTTTTACCTCGCACTCATGGTTCCGGTTTATTTACGCGGGGGCAAACTCAAGTTATGTCTATTGTAACTCTTGGAGCGGTATCCGAAGAACAAATTTTAGACGGACTTGGAATTGAAGAGACTAAACGTTATATGCACCATTATAATTTTCCTCCTTTTAGTACCGGAGAAACCAAGCCGATGCGTTCTCCCGGCAGAAGAGAAATTGGACATGGTGCATTGGCGGAAAGAGCTTTAGAGCCAATGATTCCCGGTGAAGATAAGTTCCCATATACCATTCGTGTGGTATCGGAGGTATTAGAATCAAACGGTTCAACTTCAATGGGGAGTGTTTGTGGCAGTACATTGGCATTAATGGATGCAGGTGTACCGATTAAAGCTCCGGTAGCCGGCGTAGCAATGGGTTTAATTAAAGAAGAAGACCAGGTTGTTGTGCTAACAGACATTCAGGGGCTTGAAGATGCTTTGGGAGACATGGATTTTAAAGTAGCGGGGACTGCTAAGGGAATCAACGCCCTGCAAATGGATATTAAGGTGGCCGGAGTAACTAATGAGATTTTAGAACAAGCTCTAAAACAGGCTTACGATGGTCGGATGCATATTTTAAATGAAATGTTAGCTGTAATAAATGAACCCCGAGCTGATTTATCAGAATATGCACCACGAATTATTCACACCACAATAAAACCGGAGAAAATCAGGGATGTAATTGGCCCGGGTGGTAAAACTATTAAGAAAATTATTGAACAAACAGGTGTGGATATTGATATAGAAGATGATGGCCGGGTATTTGTAGTTGCTGTTGACCGCGAGGCCGGGCAAAAAGCACTGGAAATAATAGAAAGACTTACCCAGGAAGTGGTAGTTGGCCAATTGTACTTGGGCAAAGTAGTTAAAATTATGGATTTTGGCTGTTTTGTTGAGGTAATTCCAGGGGTGTTGGGCCTACCCGGAAAAGAAGGTTTAGTTCATATATCCCAGTTAGCACCACAGCGTGTAAATAAAGTTGAGGACGTGGTTAAAGAGGGCGACCAAATTCTGGTTAAAGTTATAGGATATGATAATGCCGGACGACTTAAACTTTCCAAGAAGGAAGCAATGCCTAGAAGTGAAAGCGAAACCTCAGAAACACAGAGTAATGAACATCCTAAAGTAAATGAAAATCGTCGTCCCAGACGAGTTCCTTTTAATCGCAGATAA
- a CDS encoding polysaccharide deacetylase family protein: MRVIYFNRRYFCLFIITLLVITVILGGGYWWVNSKKTVYLPTSVEPVYRGNADEKEVALTVNVFWGEEYIPQMLDIMRDNKVKSTFFMGGQWVEKFPDLTKKIYQEGHELGSHGYSHPHVDQLSKSQNIIELEKTEDLIFKATGERPTLFAPPYGERSQVVLESASEAGYRTILWSVDTVDWQRPEPKIIEDRVLKKVHNGAIVLMHPTAPTIKALPNIINGLKEQGYNVVTVSELLKKKTDTNK; this comes from the coding sequence GTGCGAGTGATTTATTTTAATCGGCGTTATTTTTGTTTATTTATAATAACTTTGTTAGTTATTACTGTGATTTTGGGTGGAGGTTATTGGTGGGTAAATAGCAAAAAAACAGTTTATTTGCCAACTTCCGTAGAACCTGTCTATCGGGGCAATGCTGATGAGAAGGAAGTTGCTCTTACAGTAAATGTATTTTGGGGTGAGGAGTATATACCCCAAATGTTGGACATTATGAGGGATAATAAAGTTAAGAGTACATTTTTTATGGGAGGGCAATGGGTAGAAAAGTTTCCCGATTTAACTAAGAAAATATATCAAGAAGGACATGAGTTAGGGAGTCACGGATACTCACACCCACATGTAGATCAGCTTTCTAAATCTCAAAATATAATTGAACTTGAGAAAACTGAGGACCTAATATTTAAAGCTACCGGAGAACGTCCAACTTTATTTGCCCCTCCATATGGTGAAAGAAGTCAGGTAGTTTTGGAATCGGCTTCTGAGGCCGGTTATCGTACTATCTTATGGAGTGTAGATACAGTTGATTGGCAGCGTCCTGAGCCTAAGATTATTGAAGACAGAGTTCTAAAAAAAGTTCATAACGGTGCAATAGTACTAATGCATCCTACTGCTCCTACAATAAAGGCACTTCCTAATATAATAAATGGGTTAAAGGAACAGGGTTATAATGTTGTAACAGTTTCCGAACTTCTTAAGAAAAAAACCGATACAAATAAGTAA
- a CDS encoding D-alanyl-D-alanine carboxypeptidase family protein, translating to MYRAKILTLLIFIMVLLFVCNPVWAAPVPPQITADSAILMDIQTGQILFEKNAFEKRPPASTTKILTALLALEGGDLNQLVTVSPRAAATGESSIHLQAGEKLTLEELIYGALIESGNDACVAIAEHIAGKEENFVQLMNHKAKLLGAINTNFVNTNGLPAKDHYSSAYDLAILTRHALHNPVFNNIVSTHEKIISGPGWNRYLHNTNRLLETYDGADGVKTGTTDAAGQCLVASATKDNRRLVCVVLHSEDRYFDSTTLLEYGFNNFEYVEVAVKGQPFGKIRVKEGTTPEVSVVAQSDLGAVIPRKHPELIEKKVVMAKELIAPVADEQITGQVELFVSGNRVGTTKLITLQQVSRLPDYKILLKRLIK from the coding sequence ATGTACAGGGCTAAAATCCTAACTTTATTGATATTTATAATGGTTCTGCTTTTTGTTTGTAACCCTGTTTGGGCTGCCCCGGTCCCACCACAGATAACAGCAGATTCCGCCATTCTAATGGATATACAAACTGGTCAAATATTATTTGAAAAAAATGCTTTTGAAAAACGGCCTCCGGCCAGTACTACTAAGATATTAACCGCACTGTTAGCCCTGGAGGGAGGAGACTTAAATCAACTGGTTACCGTTAGCCCCAGGGCTGCGGCTACCGGTGAGTCCAGCATACATTTACAGGCCGGAGAAAAATTGACTTTAGAAGAATTAATTTATGGGGCTTTAATAGAATCAGGGAATGATGCTTGCGTGGCTATTGCTGAGCATATTGCCGGTAAGGAAGAAAACTTTGTGCAGTTAATGAATCATAAGGCAAAGTTATTGGGGGCGATAAATACTAATTTTGTAAATACCAATGGTCTACCCGCAAAAGACCATTATTCCTCGGCCTATGATTTGGCAATATTGACTCGACATGCATTACATAATCCTGTTTTTAATAATATTGTAAGTACCCACGAGAAGATAATTAGCGGGCCGGGTTGGAATCGTTACCTGCATAACACTAACCGTTTATTAGAAACTTATGATGGGGCTGACGGAGTTAAAACGGGTACCACTGATGCCGCCGGTCAATGTCTCGTAGCCTCAGCTACCAAAGATAATAGAAGATTAGTTTGTGTGGTTTTGCATAGTGAAGACCGTTATTTTGACAGTACCACCTTATTAGAATATGGCTTTAATAATTTTGAGTATGTAGAAGTTGCAGTAAAAGGGCAGCCGTTTGGTAAAATACGAGTAAAGGAAGGAACAACCCCGGAGGTTTCTGTTGTAGCCCAAAGTGACTTGGGTGCTGTTATACCAAGGAAACACCCTGAATTGATAGAAAAAAAAGTTGTTATGGCTAAAGAATTAATTGCACCTGTGGCAGATGAACAAATAACCGGGCAGGTAGAGTTATTTGTTAGCGGGAACCGCGTCGGAACTACTAAATTAATTACCTTACAGCAAGTTAGCAGGCTGCCCGATTATAAAATATTGTTAAAGCGATTGATTAAATAA
- a CDS encoding M16 family metallopeptidase, whose protein sequence is MYQRTVIENGLNILTEEVPHVRSVAIGFWVDVGSRDEMTENNGISHFIEHLMFKGTKRRTAKQIAETLDAVGGQLNAFTTKEYTCYYAKVIDEYLDLAIDLLTDMIFNSRFADEDIDRERNVILEEIKMYEDSPDELVHDIFAQSLWQGHVLGRPIIGNAEVIENLSRDEIISYYKKYYVPRNMVVSAAGNIRHADVVNKLEKRLGNLKGDISPKVLVPPQPFKEIVCREKDTEQVHLCFGTQGLKLDHEDIYVLQVMNTILGGGISSRLFQEIREQRGLVYSVYSFHSSYHDTGLFCISAGLSKFNVEQVLELIIKELLDIQKNGVKDVELQRTKDQLKGNLLLSLEGINVRMSRLGKSQLYLGKVYSPEEIVERVNMVTNEKIQMLAADIFDPKKFNLASIGPWQENNSLEKIIEKYIY, encoded by the coding sequence ATGTACCAAAGAACAGTAATTGAAAATGGATTAAATATTCTTACAGAGGAAGTACCCCATGTTAGATCTGTTGCTATAGGTTTTTGGGTGGACGTAGGGTCTCGTGATGAGATGACAGAAAACAATGGTATATCGCATTTTATAGAGCATTTAATGTTTAAGGGAACAAAACGAAGAACGGCCAAGCAGATTGCTGAAACTTTAGATGCAGTAGGGGGACAGCTAAACGCTTTTACGACCAAGGAGTACACGTGCTATTATGCGAAAGTAATAGACGAATATCTGGATTTGGCTATTGATCTTTTAACGGACATGATTTTTAATTCTAGATTTGCCGACGAAGATATAGACAGAGAGAGGAATGTAATTCTTGAAGAAATAAAAATGTATGAGGATTCACCTGATGAACTTGTGCATGATATTTTTGCCCAGAGTTTATGGCAGGGTCACGTTCTTGGCAGACCAATCATTGGAAATGCTGAGGTAATTGAAAATTTATCAAGGGATGAGATTATATCCTATTATAAAAAATATTATGTCCCTCGAAATATGGTTGTTTCAGCAGCAGGTAATATCCGTCATGCCGATGTCGTAAATAAGTTGGAAAAAAGGCTGGGAAATTTAAAAGGGGATATTTCGCCTAAAGTTCTGGTTCCTCCTCAGCCATTTAAAGAAATTGTATGCCGGGAAAAAGATACTGAACAAGTACATCTATGCTTCGGAACTCAGGGATTAAAGCTGGATCATGAAGATATCTATGTGCTGCAGGTTATGAATACCATTTTAGGCGGTGGTATAAGTTCTCGTTTATTTCAGGAAATAAGAGAGCAGCGGGGATTGGTATATTCAGTTTATTCTTTTCACAGCTCTTATCATGATACCGGTTTATTTTGTATTTCTGCAGGTTTGAGCAAATTTAACGTTGAACAGGTGTTAGAATTAATAATTAAAGAGCTGCTGGATATCCAAAAAAACGGGGTAAAAGATGTAGAATTACAGCGCACTAAAGATCAGTTAAAAGGCAACTTGTTACTGAGCCTTGAAGGCATTAATGTCCGAATGAGCCGCCTTGGTAAGTCTCAACTTTATCTGGGAAAGGTATATTCTCCGGAAGAAATTGTTGAGAGGGTAAATATGGTAACTAATGAAAAAATACAAATGCTAGCGGCTGATATCTTTGATCCGAAAAAATTCAATCTTGCTTCAATCGGCCCATGGCAGGAGAATAACTCGTTAGAAAAAATTATTGAAAAATATATTTATTAG
- the dut gene encoding dUTP diphosphatase codes for MQKLKVKIKKANEARDLPLPCYMSEGASGMDLYAAVSESVEILPGEIKLIPTGIYLSIPEGFEAQVRPRSGLALKHGIMVVNSPGTIDADYRGEIKVILANISQTSYTINRGDRIAQIVFQAVFQVNWEEVVQIEETVRGEGGFGHTG; via the coding sequence ATGCAAAAACTTAAAGTCAAGATAAAAAAAGCCAATGAAGCCAGAGACTTACCCTTGCCTTGTTATATGAGTGAGGGTGCCTCAGGTATGGATTTGTATGCTGCTGTTTCGGAGTCAGTTGAAATATTACCTGGGGAAATAAAATTAATCCCTACCGGTATTTATCTGTCAATCCCGGAAGGTTTTGAAGCTCAAGTGCGCCCTCGCAGCGGTTTAGCCTTAAAACATGGAATAATGGTTGTAAACTCCCCAGGGACAATTGATGCGGATTACAGGGGTGAGATTAAAGTTATTTTGGCAAATATCAGCCAAACTTCCTATACCATAAATCGTGGTGACCGAATTGCCCAGATAGTATTTCAAGCTGTATTTCAGGTAAATTGGGAAGAAGTTGTTCAAATAGAAGAGACTGTACGCGGAGAAGGAGGCTTTGGCCACACAGGTTAA
- a CDS encoding YlmC/YmxH family sporulation protein, producing the protein MRLGDLVGKEIVNFYDGARLGAIGESDVIIDPRTGKIQSIILPRRGNLINFWVERQQLVIPWESIKKIGAEVIIVELDQTNLNFHKYSV; encoded by the coding sequence TTGCGATTAGGGGATTTGGTAGGTAAAGAAATAGTTAATTTTTATGACGGGGCGCGGTTAGGAGCAATCGGGGAGTCAGATGTTATTATTGATCCGAGAACCGGTAAAATACAGTCTATAATTTTACCGCGCCGGGGAAACCTTATTAATTTCTGGGTGGAAAGGCAGCAGTTAGTAATCCCTTGGGAATCAATTAAAAAAATTGGGGCAGAAGTAATAATTGTAGAATTAGATCAGACGAATCTTAATTTTCATAAATACTCAGTATAA
- a CDS encoding SDH family Clp fold serine proteinase translates to MGRLVMARSERLKIIEAIENERGSKLICYITGDRENVNTRIAPDVTTILFRHLEMIKKQPKIDLFLYTRGGDVLTPWRLVHLIREYTSYFSVIVPFRAYSAGTLLCLGADEVLMGKMGELGPIDPSVVNAFNPQDPANPQARMPVNIEDVYSYLALAREKAGLNNEELLAKAFQILSERIHPLALGNVHRNYLLIRSLATKLLHLHLNPPSEEKIINIVDNLTEKLYAHNHMISRREALEEIKLPVFYPNQYLDELIWQLYVEYAREMLLNEPFNPVELLTGQHTEFEVVSGMVESSWGLDSFIFKGVVERKDYSEQGHANVSIIDQGWRTIL, encoded by the coding sequence ATGGGGAGGCTTGTAATGGCCAGGTCAGAACGATTGAAGATAATTGAAGCGATAGAAAATGAGCGTGGTTCTAAGTTAATCTGTTATATTACCGGGGACCGGGAAAATGTAAACACTAGAATTGCCCCTGATGTTACTACAATATTGTTTCGTCATTTAGAAATGATCAAAAAACAACCTAAAATTGATCTTTTTCTATATACCCGGGGTGGAGATGTTTTAACACCTTGGCGATTGGTACATTTAATTCGGGAATACACTAGTTATTTTTCGGTAATTGTTCCTTTTAGAGCATATAGTGCCGGTACTTTGCTTTGTTTGGGTGCAGACGAAGTATTAATGGGAAAAATGGGGGAATTAGGTCCAATTGATCCCAGCGTAGTTAACGCCTTTAATCCCCAAGATCCTGCTAACCCACAAGCAAGAATGCCGGTAAATATCGAAGATGTCTACTCATATTTGGCCTTAGCCCGCGAAAAAGCCGGACTTAATAATGAGGAGTTACTTGCCAAAGCATTTCAGATTTTATCAGAGCGAATTCACCCACTGGCTTTAGGAAACGTTCATCGAAATTACTTGTTAATTAGATCCCTGGCTACCAAATTGCTGCACTTGCACTTGAACCCACCCAGTGAGGAAAAAATAATAAATATTGTAGACAATCTGACAGAGAAACTGTATGCGCATAATCATATGATTTCACGTCGTGAGGCATTGGAAGAAATAAAACTACCAGTATTTTATCCGAATCAATACTTAGATGAATTAATATGGCAGCTATATGTTGAATATGCCCGGGAAATGTTATTAAATGAACCATTTAATCCTGTAGAGCTATTAACAGGACAACACACGGAATTTGAGGTTGTAAGTGGGATGGTAGAATCCTCCTGGGGGTTAGACTCTTTTATTTTTAAAGGTGTTGTGGAACGAAAAGATTATTCGGAGCAGGGACATGCCAATGTTAGTATTATAGATCAGGGATGGCGTACAATATTATAA